CCAGGGTGGTCAACGAGCTGGCGATGATGCTCTAGCCGCTTCCCCAAAAAGAACACTTGGGAATGAAAGCTCCATCGCTCCATATCCCCATAAAAATCTGCGAGATAGGGATTTTCTGCGTTGGCTTCGTAGAATGGTTCCCAACCATAATGCGAAGCTAGCATACGCGTCAATGTACTCTTGCCTGCCCCGATATTCCCGGCAATGGCGATAAACAGGTGCTTTCCCATAAGTTGCTGCTCTTGATGTGTATGCAATAAAACGCGGGAGGCGATTGGCTCAAGCCATATCGTCATATGTTCATGATAGTACAGATATTCTATGTCGCCAACTGATATTTGGCCCTTATCCAGCGATAGCTGTCAGCACAATACTTACTTCATCCAGCAAATTTATCGTCCCATCCGAGTCAGTATAGCTCAGGCTGATAGTCGCTGGCCCAGTTTGCTCGGACGTCACTAAATCTGCTTGCCAGGGGATTTCATCCATGCGGTTCGGATAGTCAATAGGAATCGTTTGTGTGCTGGTGTCGCCAGAACTCATCGTGAGCGTGATAGTGAGTTCATCAGCTTCGACGCCGGAAATAATGCCGAACAAGGGGACTTGTTCGCCCCCAGCTGTATCGCCCTCTGTGGGTTGCAAAATCAGCCCATAGGTGCCCTCTGGCCGATTTTCTACGGGGGAGAGGACCGCTGATGTAATATCGTATTCTTCGCCGGAATCAGGCGCAAAAGCGCTAATGGTAATTTCTGTGGGGTCGCCTTCATAGTGATGGGGCAGTTGGCTATTCCAGGTGCCATCCTGGGGCTGGATGATGCCTTCCGCAATCACTTGATCGTCCCCGGTTGTCGCCCGGACCTGGAAACGACTTGCTGGCAGGCCATCTGCTGTCCCTGCGACGTAAATCGTGTCGGAATAGATAATGGTGCCAATACTTGGGTGGTTCATGGTGACGCTGGCACTAGGCGTCGGGCTGGCGGTTTGTGAAGAAGTACAGGCTGCACAAAGGCATAAGAGCGCAATGGCACAGTAACGGATCACAGAGCTTAATCCTTTGTGAGGGTCTGATCTTCAATATACTTTGCAGCAAACCGGATCTTGCGGATCGTATTTTCATTGGATTGCAAAGCAATTTCGAGAATGACCTGGAGTTCTTCCAGATCAACGTCGTTGCTCTCAATCAAGTTCGTAATCATCGTTAGCGAGCTCTGCACAATGCCCGCTGAACTGACTGCATCGTATTGCCACTGCTTGACAAATGTGTCGACAGGTACATCCTTGTACTTGGCGCGTAGGTCATCGAATTGATCTGACATCGTATATCCCCGGAAGCTTACCGCAACATCATACCATAATCAGTCATACCTGGGAGGTGGCGATTGGTCCTATGGTGAAGAGGTGGCTGATTGCTTATTTTGCTCGTAATTTCGCGAGCTTCTCCGCGCCTGCCAGGAGCACATCATCCACTTTACAGTAGGTAAAACGGACGTGATCCTTTGCCAGATGCTTATGCTCTGGGCTGAAAAATGCAGAGGGTGGAATACAGGCAACGCCCACTTCACTGATGAGATACTTGGTAAAATCGACATCGTCGCCATCAAAAATATCGCTGAAATCCGCCATGATATAAAAAGCACCTTCCGGCGAAGAGACCTTTAAGCCTGCGGCTTCCAGCCCATCAATGAGAATCTGGCGCTTACTCGCATACATCGCATGATAGGCATCGTAGTAATCGGCCCCTAATTGTAACGCACAGGCCACGCCGACTTGGCCGGGGTGGTTCACAGCGAAAGTGACGTTTTGGCGGATGCGCCATGCCCCTGTTAGGAGTTCTGGCGCGCCCATAATCCAACCCACCTTCCAGCCGGTGACGCTGAAGGTTTTGGCGGCACTGCTGACGGTCAGGGTGCGCTCAAACATGCCTGGGAGGGTTGAAATGGGCGTATGTTTGGCCTCTTCATAGGTGAGGTGTTCATAAACCTCGTCTGAGATGACAATAGCATCGAATTCTTTGCATAGGTCCGCGATGACGGCGAGTTCTTCTTTATCGTAGACGCGCCCTGTGGGGTTATGGGGCGTGTTGATGATGATGGCGCGCGTCTTCTCGCTGAAAGCGGCCCTTAGTTCCTCTGGGTCGAAGCGCCATTCAGGCGGGCGCATAGGCACGAAGACGGGTACTGCCCCAGCCCATTCGACAATCGGCAGATACACATCAAAATACGGTTCAATCAAGATGACTTCATCGCCGGGATTAACAACGCCCATGATGGCCGCGTAGACGCCTTCTGCCGCGCCGGAAGAAATCAAAACATCTTGCGGGGTGATAGGCAAATTATAGAAGTGCTGCGCATGGTCAGCAACGGCCTGACGCATTTCCGGGATGCCATAGCCAGGAGGGTACTGATTGGCTTGTCCGGTGCGTATGGATTCGATAGCGGCATCCAACATAACCTGCGGCCCATCGAAGTCTGGCTTTCCCTGGCTGAGGTTGAGTGCATTGTGTTTTTGGGCGAGTTCGTTAATTTCAGAAAAAATGGTTGTCCCAAATGGCACAACACGCTGTGCATAAGTTGGCATCAAAAACGACTCCTGCTACGATAATGGTATATTGTAGCAAGTCTTTAACCTTGTGTGCATCTACAGGCTGCACCAATTTAAATGTGAACATGCCTGAATTGAAAGGCATTTTCCTGCGACCCTGGCGTTGCGAAGACGTATAGACTTGTGTAACGAGTATTGCAGGTAGGAGCTTTGGTGATGAGCAAAAACGATCCCTATCCCCCTGAAGAAGAGAATGAAACGCCGCTGACTGATGAACCAGAACAGGCAGAGGCTCCTGATACAGCCATCGATACAGACCTTCTTGAGGAACGAATTGAAGAAGACCAGACTGAAGAAGAGAATGTCATCAAACAAGACATTCCTATTGAAGCACTTGATAGCGATGAACTGGATGAAGAAGAAGACGTGACGAGCAGCGGTGGTAAGCAGTTCCCACCGGGGCATCTGGATGTCGCGTCGAAGGTGCGCGCGCCCAATGAGCAGGAAAAAATCATGGGCCGGATCATGGATGAATTTGAGAAGATCGACGATGTCGCAGAAGAAACAGGTTTCCGGCTGGAATCTTCTATCGCCAAAGAGGAAATTTTGCAGGGCGACGAAGCGGCTGAGGAAGAACAGGCTCAGTCTACGCAGTATGACGAGAAACCAGCCTGGAAGGCGGAAGCAGAACAGCGCTATAACGCCCAGGAAGCCAAACGTCAGCGCTTGCTTGAAGAGCGGCGTAAGCTGGATGAAGAGCGTCGCCAGAAGCGGGAAGCCCATCAGGCGCGTATGAAAGTAGAACGCGAAGCTTACGAGCACGGTTACCTGAGTGAACGGGCAGAACGTGAGGCCAGAATGCGTGCTGA
The Phototrophicus methaneseepsis DNA segment above includes these coding regions:
- a CDS encoding aminotransferase class I/II-fold pyridoxal phosphate-dependent enzyme, producing the protein MPTYAQRVVPFGTTIFSEINELAQKHNALNLSQGKPDFDGPQVMLDAAIESIRTGQANQYPPGYGIPEMRQAVADHAQHFYNLPITPQDVLISSGAAEGVYAAIMGVVNPGDEVILIEPYFDVYLPIVEWAGAVPVFVPMRPPEWRFDPEELRAAFSEKTRAIIINTPHNPTGRVYDKEELAVIADLCKEFDAIVISDEVYEHLTYEEAKHTPISTLPGMFERTLTVSSAAKTFSVTGWKVGWIMGAPELLTGAWRIRQNVTFAVNHPGQVGVACALQLGADYYDAYHAMYASKRQILIDGLEAAGLKVSSPEGAFYIMADFSDIFDGDDVDFTKYLISEVGVACIPPSAFFSPEHKHLAKDHVRFTYCKVDDVLLAGAEKLAKLRAK